From a region of the Bacteroidales bacterium genome:
- a CDS encoding glycosyltransferase family 2 protein has translation MPNSTLNSFPLISIITVNYNQAKTTMEMIESLSNITYPNIEIIVVDNASTKESPQIIKKTYPRIILIESVLNYGFAGGNNLGIMRARGEYILLLNNDTIVEPHFLEPLVKKFQDNPKIGAISPKIHYFYKKDTFQYAGYTEINKWTIRNKTIGENEKDTGQYDEDRETAYTHGAAMMVPMEVIKKVGMMSYEFFLYYEEADWCLRIRKYGYKIMYVHNSLVYHKGSVTTGKNSALRVHYLTRNRLVFMRRNIHGIEFVFALLYQLVVAIGKNSIIFILKGKWKLAGAYWSGILWNIKNVFNKEIHDNPMI, from the coding sequence ATGCCCAATAGCACTCTCAATTCTTTTCCTCTAATTTCTATTATTACGGTAAACTACAACCAAGCTAAAACAACGATGGAGATGATAGAATCTCTTTCAAATATTACTTACCCAAATATAGAAATTATTGTTGTTGACAACGCCTCTACTAAAGAAAGCCCTCAAATAATAAAAAAAACATATCCTCGAATTATTTTAATAGAGAGTGTTCTGAATTACGGTTTTGCAGGAGGCAATAATTTGGGAATTATGCGTGCCCGTGGGGAATATATTTTGTTGCTAAATAACGATACTATAGTTGAACCTCACTTTCTTGAGCCCCTTGTAAAAAAGTTTCAGGATAATCCTAAAATCGGTGCAATTAGTCCAAAAATTCACTATTTCTACAAAAAAGACACTTTTCAGTATGCAGGATATACAGAAATAAATAAGTGGACTATACGTAACAAAACTATAGGAGAAAACGAGAAAGATACAGGACAATACGACGAAGATAGAGAAACGGCATACACTCACGGAGCAGCTATGATGGTACCTATGGAAGTGATTAAAAAAGTTGGTATGATGAGTTACGAATTCTTCCTCTACTATGAAGAGGCAGATTGGTGTTTAAGAATTAGGAAATACGGATATAAAATTATGTACGTTCATAACTCATTAGTATATCATAAAGGATCTGTTACTACAGGAAAAAACAGTGCCCTAAGAGTTCATTATTTAACAAGAAACCGACTTGTTTTTATGCGCAGAAATATACACGGGATAGAATTTGTATTCGCTCTACTATATCAGTTGGTTGTCGCAATTGGAAAAAACAGTATCATTTTTATACTAAAAGGAAAATGGAAACTCGCCGGTGCATATTGGTCTGGAATACTTTGGAATATTAAGAATGTTTTCAATAAAGAGATTCATGACAATCCTATGATATAA
- a CDS encoding glycosyltransferase family 2 protein, with protein sequence MQKNNLMKEKPLVSVVSVQYGHPEVTLEMIKSLKKISYPNIEIIIVDNASPDGNPDIVKEEYPDIIYIKSDKNLGFAGGNNLGFNVAKGKYILMLNNDTEVEAGFLEPLVEKMESDPKIGIVSPKIRFYNKPDTLQYVGYEPINPITQRGGAKGFGEKDTGQYEVDAEASYGHGAAMMIPMSVIKEVGLMADIFFLYYEELDWAHRIRNAGYKIFYVHNSLIYHKESISTGGRISSLRAYYMTRNRILYLRRNFSGITFLLALLYQMFIAIPKNTVTNVIKGGPKFIRPYSIGILWNIYNFRAKKVHFSPKLKTK encoded by the coding sequence ATGCAAAAGAACAATTTAATGAAAGAAAAACCACTAGTTTCCGTTGTATCCGTACAATATGGCCATCCTGAGGTTACTTTAGAGATGATTAAGTCACTAAAAAAAATCTCTTATCCGAATATTGAAATCATAATCGTTGACAATGCAAGCCCTGACGGTAATCCCGACATTGTAAAAGAAGAGTATCCTGATATTATTTATATTAAAAGCGATAAAAATTTAGGCTTTGCAGGAGGTAATAATTTAGGGTTTAATGTAGCAAAAGGGAAATATATTCTAATGCTTAATAACGATACTGAGGTTGAAGCAGGATTCTTAGAGCCTTTGGTCGAAAAAATGGAAAGCGACCCAAAAATTGGTATTGTTAGTCCAAAAATAAGATTCTACAATAAGCCCGACACACTTCAATATGTAGGTTACGAACCAATTAATCCCATAACACAACGTGGAGGTGCAAAAGGATTTGGAGAAAAAGATACCGGGCAATACGAAGTTGATGCCGAAGCATCATATGGTCACGGAGCAGCTATGATGATTCCGATGAGTGTAATTAAAGAAGTTGGACTTATGGCAGATATTTTCTTTTTATATTACGAAGAATTGGATTGGGCTCATCGTATTCGTAATGCCGGTTACAAAATATTTTATGTGCATAATTCGCTCATTTATCATAAGGAATCTATCTCTACAGGTGGACGTATAAGCTCATTACGAGCCTATTATATGACACGAAACAGGATATTATATCTTCGACGGAATTTTTCAGGCATCACATTTTTATTAGCCTTACTATATCAAATGTTTATAGCTATACCTAAAAATACCGTAACAAATGTTATTAAGGGAGGTCCAAAATTTATCCGTCCGTACAGTATAGGTATTCTTTGGAATATTTATAATTTCCGAGCTAAGAAAGTACATTTTAGTCCAAAATTAAAAACTAAATAA
- a CDS encoding glycosyltransferase — translation MNIITTLLEIINWIFYAYIAITSIYIFIFAIAGLLPHRRRIPKDNIERKFAIMIPGYKEDEIIVEVCKDALEQNYPKDKFDIIAIADSYKPETLAALRELPIKVIEVSFEKSTKSKALNKAMEVLGDDYDVALILDADNLIAEDFTSKINQVFQAGYKAVQGHRVAKNADTGFAVLDAISEEINNHIFRKGARVLGVSSAIIGSGMAFEYSFFKNMMKDVHAIGGFDKEIDLKMCRDGITIEYVHDAYCYDEKVQKAEVFQNQRRRWLSAQWIYFKRFFLASFIAFITKGNIDYFNKAFHTFLPPRILLLGFMGIIFIISLFFFPNPIAIAWMGLFAIVVLTFLFSIPRKFYSLTTFKAILLLPKGFFLMFLSLLKIKGANKQFLHTKHSSSGTNIKDIKNQNK, via the coding sequence ATGAATATAATTACTACACTTTTAGAAATTATTAACTGGATATTTTATGCTTATATAGCCATCACCAGCATTTACATCTTCATTTTTGCTATTGCCGGATTATTACCTCATAGAAGACGAATTCCCAAAGATAATATAGAACGGAAATTTGCCATTATGATTCCAGGCTATAAAGAAGATGAAATTATTGTTGAAGTCTGTAAAGATGCTTTAGAACAAAATTATCCTAAAGATAAGTTTGATATTATCGCGATAGCCGATTCTTATAAACCCGAAACTTTAGCTGCTTTACGTGAACTTCCCATTAAAGTTATTGAAGTATCTTTTGAAAAAAGCACCAAATCAAAAGCACTAAATAAGGCAATGGAAGTATTAGGCGATGATTATGATGTAGCACTTATTTTAGATGCAGATAATCTTATCGCCGAAGACTTTACAAGCAAAATAAATCAAGTATTTCAAGCGGGATATAAAGCTGTTCAAGGTCATCGTGTAGCCAAAAATGCAGATACCGGATTTGCTGTATTAGATGCAATTTCAGAAGAAATAAATAATCATATCTTTAGAAAAGGGGCTCGTGTTTTAGGTGTATCTTCTGCTATTATTGGTTCCGGAATGGCTTTTGAATACAGTTTCTTTAAAAATATGATGAAAGATGTACACGCTATTGGAGGATTCGACAAAGAGATAGACCTTAAAATGTGCCGCGATGGCATTACTATTGAATATGTACATGATGCATATTGTTACGATGAGAAGGTTCAAAAAGCAGAAGTTTTCCAAAATCAGCGTCGCCGATGGCTAAGTGCACAGTGGATTTATTTTAAACGCTTTTTCTTAGCCAGTTTTATTGCTTTTATTACCAAAGGAAATATCGACTACTTTAATAAAGCTTTCCATACTTTTCTTCCGCCACGAATATTATTATTAGGATTTATGGGTATTATTTTCATTATTAGCCTTTTCTTTTTCCCTAATCCAATAGCAATAGCCTGGATGGGGTTATTTGCCATAGTGGTACTCACTTTTTTATTTTCTATTCCCAGAAAATTCTACTCATTAACAACATTTAAAGCGATTCTGCTTCTCCCTAAAGGATTCTTTCTTATGTTTTTATCGTTACTTAAAATAAAAGGAGCCAACAAACAATTTTTACATACAAAGCATAGCAGCAGTGGAACAAACATTAAAGATATTAAAAACCAAAACAAATAA